One segment of Candidatus Dadabacteria bacterium DNA contains the following:
- the trmFO gene encoding methylenetetrahydrofolate--tRNA-(uracil(54)-C(5))-methyltransferase (FADH(2)-oxidizing) TrmFO, translating into MSITVIGAGLAGVEAANQISKFGVRVTLYEMRPRRKTAAHRTSDLAELVCSNSLKSASMENASGILKEEMRRLGSLVIEAAEASKVPAGKALAVDREMFSDYITRKIQGNELIDLKREEVTKIPENGTVVVATGPLTSDALCAEISSLTESEYLYFYDAISPIIDADTIDRSKIFRGSRYGHGDSEEGDYLNCPLSEDQYYELVDDLIRGEKVETREFEKALYFQSCMPVEVICERGRDTLRFGPLKPVGLIDPRTGKTPFAVLQLRTENSEETMYNMVGFQTKLRYPQQRTVFRKIPGLERAEFLRYGSVHRNTYIDSPRLLEKDLSLSSRPGLFFAGQITGVEGYVESAATGIVCGINASRKALGLAPAHVPRETSIGSLLEYISTPGKSGFQPMNINFGLFPKVEGKMGKEKKRRIIAQRAIESMSAYDPFYRVSAFR; encoded by the coding sequence TTGTCAATAACAGTAATCGGCGCAGGGCTCGCAGGGGTTGAAGCCGCAAATCAGATCTCAAAGTTTGGAGTAAGGGTAACTCTCTATGAAATGAGGCCGCGGAGGAAAACCGCCGCGCACAGAACTTCGGATCTCGCGGAGCTTGTGTGCAGCAATTCTCTCAAATCGGCATCCATGGAGAACGCCTCAGGAATACTTAAAGAGGAAATGAGGCGCCTCGGCTCACTCGTGATCGAGGCAGCCGAGGCCTCAAAGGTTCCCGCGGGAAAAGCTCTCGCGGTCGACAGGGAAATGTTCTCGGATTACATAACGCGGAAAATCCAGGGCAACGAACTTATAGACCTGAAAAGGGAAGAGGTAACGAAAATACCCGAAAACGGGACCGTGGTCGTGGCCACCGGTCCTCTTACCTCGGATGCACTTTGCGCGGAGATTTCCTCGCTCACGGAATCCGAATATCTTTACTTCTACGACGCCATCTCGCCGATAATCGACGCAGATACAATCGACCGCTCGAAAATCTTCAGGGGATCAAGATACGGCCACGGAGACTCTGAGGAGGGAGATTATCTCAACTGTCCGCTCTCTGAGGATCAGTACTACGAGCTTGTTGACGACCTGATCCGCGGAGAAAAAGTGGAGACCAGGGAATTTGAGAAAGCACTCTACTTCCAAAGCTGCATGCCGGTTGAGGTCATATGCGAGAGAGGAAGAGATACTCTTCGGTTCGGCCCCCTAAAACCCGTCGGCCTAATTGATCCGAGAACCGGGAAAACCCCCTTTGCAGTTCTGCAGCTAAGAACGGAGAACAGCGAGGAAACGATGTACAACATGGTGGGGTTTCAGACAAAGCTCAGATACCCTCAGCAAAGAACCGTTTTCAGGAAGATCCCGGGGCTTGAAAGGGCGGAGTTTCTAAGATACGGAAGCGTGCACAGAAACACGTACATAGATTCCCCGAGACTCCTTGAGAAAGACCTTTCCCTGAGTTCCCGTCCGGGCCTCTTTTTCGCCGGGCAGATCACGGGAGTTGAAGGATACGTCGAGTCCGCAGCAACCGGAATCGTCTGCGGAATAAACGCCTCGAGAAAAGCGCTTGGGCTCGCACCTGCCCACGTCCCAAGGGAAACATCCATAGGTTCCCTGCTTGAGTACATCTCAACCCCAGGAAAAAGCGGATTTCAGCCGATGAACATAAACTTCGGGCTTTTCCCCAAGGTTGA
- a CDS encoding HAD family hydrolase: MSYGAVVFDLDGTLIDSLEDLADAVNQALGINGFPPRATGCYRYFIGKGPKVMVSRALPEDKRNNDAVVEKCLTDFNSIYSRAFNVKTTLYDGIPDLLNELSERGLKKAILTNKPHVFTEKYVEDLLADWNFEVVIGQRDEIPRKPDPSGALRISRELGIDSSQMVYLGDSGVDMLTAVGAGMLPVGVLWGFRTGDELRENGAEHLIETPMELLSIIDL; the protein is encoded by the coding sequence ATGAGCTATGGAGCAGTTGTATTTGACCTTGACGGAACCCTGATTGACTCTCTTGAGGATCTTGCTGATGCCGTGAATCAGGCACTCGGAATAAACGGATTTCCGCCGCGCGCGACCGGGTGCTACAGGTACTTTATAGGAAAGGGTCCGAAGGTTATGGTGTCAAGAGCCCTCCCCGAGGACAAAAGAAACAATGATGCTGTCGTTGAAAAATGCCTTACCGATTTCAACAGCATCTACAGCCGTGCCTTTAACGTAAAAACCACTCTTTATGACGGTATACCGGATCTTCTGAACGAGCTTTCCGAAAGAGGTCTGAAAAAGGCGATTCTTACCAACAAGCCGCACGTGTTTACCGAAAAATACGTGGAGGATCTGCTTGCCGACTGGAATTTCGAGGTGGTCATAGGGCAGAGGGATGAAATTCCGAGAAAACCGGATCCCTCGGGAGCGCTGCGGATATCAAGGGAACTCGGAATTGACTCGTCACAGATGGTTTATCTTGGAGACTCGGGGGTGGATATGCTTACTGCAGTTGGGGCGGGTATGCTTCCGGTGGGAGTTCTCTGGGGTTTCCGAACGGGAGACGAGCTTCGTGAAAACGGAGCCGAACATCTTATAGAAACTCCGATGGAACTGCTCTCAATTATTGATTTGTAG
- a CDS encoding 5-(carboxyamino)imidazole ribonucleotide synthase → MDFEHVKLGILGGGQLGKMLCLVASNWNLRTYVLDPSADCPTASVCTGFTHGDFRNYEDVYEFGRNVDILTIEIEHVNLQALFRLREEGVIIRPEPHALELIQDKAKQKEFYVSKGLPTADFSVFPGKEAIVAAVGSGEIKIPFVQKLSRTGYDGRGVYVVRKKEQLDDLLEGESVIEDLVDVEKEISVIVSRNSTGETKCFPPVEMLFNSNANIVEFLISPCELDNAMSAQACELAERTIRSFDMCGILAVEMFVSKKGEILINESAPRPHNSGHHTIDAARTSQYEQCLRSILDLPPGDTEIKTPSVMINILGQPGFEGEVRYEGLRGCMGVEGAKFHIYGKTLTKPYRKMGHVTVLDDDISGALEKARFIMSNLRAIA, encoded by the coding sequence ATGGATTTTGAACATGTAAAACTGGGAATTCTCGGAGGCGGTCAGCTCGGGAAAATGCTCTGTCTGGTTGCGAGCAACTGGAACCTCCGCACCTATGTGCTCGATCCTTCCGCCGATTGTCCGACGGCGTCCGTGTGCACCGGGTTTACCCATGGAGATTTCAGGAATTACGAGGATGTCTACGAGTTTGGCAGAAATGTTGACATCCTGACAATAGAGATTGAGCACGTAAACCTGCAGGCGCTTTTTCGGCTGCGGGAAGAAGGAGTCATCATAAGGCCTGAACCCCACGCGCTTGAACTCATACAGGACAAGGCGAAGCAGAAGGAGTTCTATGTTTCAAAGGGGCTCCCCACAGCCGATTTTTCGGTCTTTCCCGGGAAAGAGGCTATAGTTGCGGCCGTAGGGTCCGGTGAGATAAAAATTCCTTTCGTCCAGAAACTTTCAAGGACGGGTTATGACGGAAGAGGAGTTTATGTCGTTAGAAAAAAGGAACAGCTCGACGATCTTTTAGAAGGAGAATCGGTCATTGAAGACCTTGTTGATGTGGAAAAGGAGATTTCCGTTATAGTCTCGCGTAATTCCACCGGGGAAACGAAATGTTTTCCTCCGGTAGAAATGCTGTTTAACAGCAATGCAAACATAGTTGAATTCCTGATAAGTCCCTGCGAGCTTGACAACGCAATGTCCGCTCAGGCATGTGAACTTGCCGAGCGCACGATAAGGTCTTTTGACATGTGCGGGATACTTGCGGTTGAGATGTTTGTTTCCAAAAAAGGCGAGATACTTATAAACGAATCCGCTCCGAGACCGCATAACAGCGGGCATCACACGATTGACGCGGCTCGCACCTCGCAGTATGAGCAGTGTCTGAGATCGATTCTCGATCTTCCCCCGGGCGATACTGAAATAAAAACTCCTTCTGTTATGATTAACATTCTCGGGCAGCCGGGTTTCGAGGGCGAGGTAAGGTACGAGGGACTTCGTGGATGCATGGGCGTTGAAGGAGCCAAGTTCCACATATACGGTAAGACCCTTACCAAGCCTTACAGAAAAATGGGACATGTCACCGTGCTTGACGATGATATTTCAGGCGCGCTTGAGAAAGCGAGATTCATAATGAGCAATCTGAGGGCGATAGCATGA
- the purE gene encoding 5-(carboxyamino)imidazole ribonucleotide mutase, whose product MKPILVSVIMGSDSDLPVMAEAVEVLEQFGVGHEVTIVSAHRTPERLVDFSKKAHKRGVKVIIAGAGGAAHLPGMVASVSPLPVIGVPIKSSNSIDGWDSVLSILQMPSGVPVATVALGGAKNAGILAVEILSVADPELSRSVVEHKKKLSSEVKKKAARLEKMGASVYLERTGEKKKSS is encoded by the coding sequence ATGAAACCTATTTTAGTAAGCGTTATCATGGGTTCTGACTCGGATCTTCCAGTCATGGCGGAAGCGGTTGAGGTTCTGGAACAATTCGGCGTAGGGCATGAAGTTACCATAGTCTCGGCACACAGAACTCCGGAGCGGCTTGTGGATTTTTCAAAAAAAGCTCACAAAAGAGGAGTTAAGGTCATAATAGCCGGGGCAGGGGGTGCGGCGCATCTTCCGGGAATGGTGGCCTCCGTTTCTCCCCTTCCGGTCATAGGGGTTCCGATAAAATCCTCAAACTCGATTGATGGATGGGACTCTGTGCTTTCCATCCTGCAGATGCCCTCGGGCGTTCCGGTCGCCACGGTAGCTCTCGGCGGGGCGAAAAACGCCGGCATCCTTGCCGTTGAAATTCTTTCCGTTGCCGACCCGGAACTTTCACGTTCGGTAGTGGAGCACAAAAAGAAGCTTTCCTCTGAAGTAAAGAAGAAGGCAGCGCGACTTGAAAAGATGGGTGCCTCGGTCTATCTTGAGCGGACAGGCGAGAAGAAGAAATCTTCCTGA
- a CDS encoding type II toxin-antitoxin system MqsA family antitoxin produces MDKQSITCHMCGSSDVHIRKEEDRFEYGNSQPRVFLSAVVDVYSCNECSFEYTDSRADDLRHEAVCNYLGVLTPEEITRIRKRTNMSQEEFSRETGIDEETLSRWERGHLIQNEVMDNLLYLLSQPENLEILRKRRSYLPCRIPVVRQRH; encoded by the coding sequence ATGGATAAACAGAGCATCACCTGCCACATGTGTGGATCCTCTGATGTGCACATAAGGAAAGAAGAGGACAGATTTGAGTACGGAAATTCTCAACCACGCGTTTTTCTGAGCGCAGTTGTGGATGTCTACAGCTGCAATGAGTGCTCCTTTGAGTATACAGACAGCAGGGCGGATGACTTGAGGCATGAAGCCGTATGCAATTATCTTGGGGTGCTGACGCCCGAAGAGATAACCCGTATTCGAAAGCGCACGAACATGTCTCAGGAAGAATTTTCCCGCGAAACGGGAATCGACGAAGAAACCCTCAGCAGGTGGGAGCGGGGACACCTGATTCAGAATGAAGTCATGGACAACCTGCTCTACCTGCTGAGCCAACCGGAAAATCTTGAAATTCTGCGAAAAAGGAGGAGTTACCTTCCCTGCAGAATACCTGTTGTCAGGCAAAGGCATTGA
- a CDS encoding AAA family ATPase yields the protein MLTKLTVRNFKSLDDVTVELPRLAVLFGPNAAGKSNLLDAIQALSWMGNARTLLDALGGPLPVRGLSFEAFSFPSDGLPALLRKQSARFTLEADLVTKNGKYRYRIEPEIDFKSGRLSVADEYLAQLGVAGNPKGTPAIERVDSTLHIRRKGKAGPPRREPLGLNHSILSDLSLGGKDYLWFEQVRMELYKWRTYYLEPRMVMRVEEPPADVSDIGVHGQYIAPFLYKLQAEYPKHFNAVSRTLRSIVPSIDKLTVELDEKRGTLNLLIRQSGIEYSSRVLSEGTLRILALCAIAVNPWENSLLALEEPESGVHPRRLELIAQLLLSLTKQPGRQVIVTTHSPLFADAILKAKRESSSPDDIGLFNVRRVERATVIEPFNISGPLFKDMEITAALADDMDDGGFESLLLRGLIDE from the coding sequence ATGCTGACGAAACTAACTGTCCGTAACTTTAAATCGCTTGACGACGTGACAGTCGAATTACCGCGTCTTGCTGTTCTCTTTGGACCAAACGCGGCAGGCAAGAGCAATCTTCTCGACGCTATTCAGGCGCTTTCATGGATGGGCAATGCGCGCACGTTGCTTGATGCGCTTGGAGGACCTCTTCCTGTCCGAGGTCTTTCCTTTGAAGCGTTTTCTTTTCCTTCGGATGGATTACCAGCATTACTGCGAAAACAGTCTGCACGGTTCACCCTAGAAGCCGATTTGGTTACCAAAAACGGGAAATACCGATATCGTATCGAACCGGAAATCGATTTCAAATCGGGTCGTCTAAGCGTTGCTGACGAGTATCTTGCCCAGCTCGGAGTTGCTGGCAATCCAAAGGGAACACCTGCTATCGAGCGCGTAGATTCCACTCTACACATTCGGCGTAAAGGCAAGGCAGGTCCTCCTCGGCGGGAACCATTAGGTTTGAACCATTCAATTCTTTCCGATTTAAGTCTTGGCGGAAAGGATTACCTCTGGTTCGAGCAAGTGCGCATGGAACTTTATAAATGGCGCACCTATTATCTTGAGCCACGAATGGTGATGCGTGTCGAGGAACCCCCTGCTGATGTTTCAGACATTGGTGTTCACGGACAGTATATTGCGCCGTTTTTATACAAGCTTCAAGCCGAGTACCCGAAGCATTTTAATGCTGTATCTCGAACATTAAGATCGATAGTGCCGAGTATAGATAAACTTACTGTCGAACTGGATGAGAAACGCGGCACGCTGAACCTCCTGATTCGGCAGTCAGGTATAGAGTATTCATCTCGTGTTCTATCCGAAGGAACGCTACGGATCCTCGCACTTTGCGCAATTGCCGTTAATCCTTGGGAAAATTCTCTGTTGGCACTTGAGGAACCCGAAAGTGGAGTTCATCCGCGTCGACTTGAACTGATAGCTCAGCTGTTACTGTCTTTAACCAAGCAGCCTGGCCGTCAGGTCATTGTTACAACCCACTCCCCGCTGTTTGCCGATGCGATACTGAAGGCGAAGCGCGAGTCATCGTCACCTGATGATATCGGGCTGTTTAACGTTCGCCGCGTAGAGCGAGCCACCGTGATTGAGCCCTTTAATATAAGTGGTCCGCTGTTTAAGGATATGGAAATTACCGCGGCGCTGGCTGATGATATGGACGACGGGGGATTTGAAAGCCTGCTGTTACGAGGCCTTATTGATGAGTAA
- a CDS encoding DUF4276 family protein, with protein sequence MSNRVVVDLFAEDLAHEKFLEPMLNRVAREEGVKVWTRVISAKGGHGRAIKEFERYQNTKDKLDREPGDFVVVAIDGNCSTFVKAREEILNSTTPALIDKLVVACPDPHVERWYLADPKSFEVVVGYRPKIIPNKCERDHYKHLLLEAIRKAGHPAPLGGIEFASELVEEMDLYRAGKSDSSLKAFLDDLRIKLKTVSTRS encoded by the coding sequence ATGAGTAATCGAGTGGTGGTCGATCTCTTCGCCGAGGATTTGGCACATGAAAAGTTTTTGGAACCAATGCTGAATCGGGTTGCCCGCGAAGAAGGTGTCAAGGTATGGACCAGAGTGATTTCCGCCAAAGGCGGACACGGCAGAGCCATTAAAGAATTTGAACGTTATCAGAATACCAAAGACAAACTTGACAGAGAACCGGGGGATTTTGTGGTGGTTGCCATTGATGGGAACTGTTCCACATTTGTTAAGGCGCGAGAGGAAATTCTGAATTCTACAACTCCAGCGTTGATTGACAAACTGGTTGTCGCATGCCCAGACCCGCATGTTGAACGTTGGTACCTCGCAGACCCAAAGTCATTCGAGGTCGTTGTGGGTTATCGTCCCAAAATCATCCCTAATAAGTGTGAACGTGATCACTACAAACACTTACTGTTGGAAGCGATCCGCAAAGCTGGCCATCCGGCTCCGCTGGGTGGAATTGAATTCGCCTCTGAGCTTGTGGAAGAAATGGATCTCTATCGAGCTGGGAAGTCTGATTCATCTCTAAAGGCGTTTCTGGATGACCTTCGAATCAAATTAAAGACAGTTTCTACTAGATCCTAA